The following coding sequences lie in one Crassostrea angulata isolate pt1a10 chromosome 10, ASM2561291v2, whole genome shotgun sequence genomic window:
- the LOC128167668 gene encoding sodium/calcium exchanger 3-like isoform X1 → MVDLYNYTCSYEGLLLPVMSEYTWSTGLRIFLYLIAMFWCFLGTSIVADAFMCGIEKITSKTKLIRIPNAEKKEDKFVEVKVWNDTVANLSLMAFGTSAPEILMSVIEIVGNKFKAGELGPGTIVGSAAFNLLVITGICIVCVPDGENRVIKSIPVYVTCTCFSMCAYIWMLIVLKLVTPGVVDIWESVVTFCMFPVLVVTAFGIDKGCWCKKNNKTSSELEIGIEFSKIDADDESEATVDIIHMAKDLSRNHKDLTEDEATVLLTRQLQEHQHHNTGWYRVHAVRGLTGGHRLLPKINATLKQLYDKINRQKEIEQHMNENIDVSTVDLSESGTRAVVEFTASSVAVLENEGKVRVGIRRYGKVDIPVTVLVETIDGTAEAGSDYKPLKEEITFAVNERLREVYIEIIDDDEWEPDEIFFVKLSIPHESKDIVVGKMAINQITIINDDEPGKLEFSKPSYIIRESNECAQVYVNRVNGADGLVTVRWRTKDLTAVHNKDYIGGEGTLTFEHGETSKTINLKILETNIHDGRGHKVMERDHSFQVELFSPSTGSAIGKISKAIVTLVNDTEFDGLVSRIANNTKKNLDGLRLDTSSWKEQFNEAMNVNGGDVENATVIDYILHFISFFWKVLFAFIPPPSIAGGYLTFIGSLILIGLMTALISDLASIFGCLVGLEKTVVAITFVALGTSMPDTFASKLAAINEKTADSSVGNINGSNAVNVFLGLGLPWLIASIYWEAKGERFEVPTDTLVFSVILYTSCAILAILVLFIRRRLAVFGNGELGGPKVPKYASGLFLVFLWIFYVIMSSLQAYKVIEVNI, encoded by the exons ATGGTGGACCTCTACAACTACACGTGTTCCTATGAAGGACTTTTACTCCCCGTCATGAGCGAATACACATGGTCAACGGGGTTACGAATTTTTCTCTACCTGATAGCTATGTTTTGGTGTTTTCTGGGGACGTCTATTGTCGCAGATGCATTTATGTGTggaattgaaaaaataactaGTAAAACAAAGCTTATTCGAATTCCTAACGCTGAGAAAAAAGAAGACAAATTTGTTGAAGTGAAAGTTTGGAATGATACAGTTGCAAATTTAAGTTTAATGGCGTTTGGAACAAGTGCTCCCGAAATTTTAATGTCAGTTATTGAAATCGTTggaaacaaattcaaagcaggtgAACTGGGTCCTGGAACTATAGTGGGCTCCGCGGCCTTTAACCTTCTCGTCATCACAGGAATCTGTATCGTTTGTGTCCCTGATGGAGAAAACCGCGTGATTAAGAGCATTCCTGTATACGTTACATGCACGTGTTTCAGCATGTGCGCGTACATTTGGATGTTGATAGTTCTGAAGCTGGTGACGCCGGGCGTGGTCGATATCTGGGAGAGCGTCGTGACGTTCTGTATGTTTCCCGTCCTAGTGGTGACAGCGTTTGGTATAGACAAAGGTTGCTGGTgcaagaaaaataacaaaacttcGTCAGAACTCGAGATAGGGATAG AATTTAGTAAGATAGATGCTGATGACGAATCAGAAGCGACGGTGGACATCATTCACATGGCGAAAGATTTGAGCCGGAACCACAAAGACCTGACAGAGGACGAGGCGACCGTGTTACTGACCAGACAACTCCAGGAGCATCAGCACCACAACACTGGGTGGTACCGGGTCCACGCCGTCAGGGGCCTTACAGGAGGCCACCGGCTGCTCCCCAAGATCAACGCCACCCTCAAACAG TTATACGACAAGATTAACCGGCAGAAGGAGATCGAACAacatatgaatgaaaatatCGACGTATCGACAGTTGATCTAAGCGAAAGTGGAACTAGGGCTGTCGTGGAGTTTACGGCGTCTTCCGTAGCAGTCCTGGAGAACGAGGGGAAAGTCCGAGTGGGAATAAGAAGATACGGCAAAGTAGACATCCCCGTCACAGTCTT AGTTGAAACGATCGACGGAACCGCCGAGGCGGGGAGCGATTACAAACCCTTGAAAGAGGAGATCACGTTTGCCGTGAACGAGAGGTTGCGAGAGGTGTACATAGAAATCATTGACGACGACGAGTGGGAACCAGACGAAATCTTCTTCGTCAAACTTAGTATACCCCACGAATCGAAGGATATTGTGGTCGGGAAAATGGCCATAAATCAAATAACCATTATCAATGATGATG AACCTGGTAAGCTAGAGTTTTCAAAGCCAAGCTACATCATCAGAGAAAGCAACGAATGTGCTCAAGTGTACGTGAACCGCGTGAACGGTGCGGACGGCTTGGTGACCGTAAGGTGGCGCACCAAGGACCTGACCGCGGTCCATAACAAGGACTACATAGGGGGAGAGGGGACGCTAACGTTTGAACATGGCGAAACCAGCAAGACCATCAACCTCAAAATATTGGAAACGAAT ATTCATGACGGACGCGGTCATAAG GTGATGGAGAGAGACCACAGTTTTCAGGTGGAATTGTTCTCGCCATCAACTGGATCGGCCATCGGAAAGATCAGCAAAGCCATTGTAACACTGGTCAATGATACGG AATTTGATGGTCTTGTTTCAAGAATTGCTAATAACACAAAGAAAAACCTAGATGGACTCCGATTAGACACATCGTCATGGAAGGAGCAGTTCAACGAAGCCATGAACGTGAATGGCGGAGACGTGGAAAACGCGACGGTCATCGATTACATCTTACATTTTATATCGTTCTTCTGGAAG GTTTTATTTGCCTTCATCCCCCCTCCGTCCATTGCCGGGGGCTATCTGACATTTATCGGGTCGCTGATATTGATTGGTTTAATGACAGCCCTGATATCCGACCTGGCAAGCATCTTCGGGTGTCTGGTCGGTCTGGAAAAAACTGTGGTTGCCATCACTTTCGTTGCCCTGGGCACCAGTATGCCGGATACGTTTGCCAGCAAGTTGGCCGCCATTAACGAAAAGACAGCCGATAGTTCGGTTGGTAACATTAACGGGAGCAACGCTGTCAACGTCTTCCTTGGTCTAGGACTTCCCTGGCTGATCGCCTCTATCTACTGGGAGGCCAAG GGCGAAAGATTTGAGGTTCCTACCGACACTCTGGTATTTAGCGTCATCTTATATACTTCCTGTGCTATTCTAGCCATTTTGGTTTTATTCATTCGACGGAGGCTTGCTGTTTTCGGAAACGGAGAACTGGGTGGGCCTAAGGTGCCTAAATACGCTTCAGGGTTATTTTTGGTTTTCCTTTGGATCTTTTACGTCATTATGTCGTCATTACAAGCTTACAAAGTCATAGAAGTGAACATCTAA
- the LOC128167668 gene encoding sodium/calcium exchanger 3-like isoform X2, giving the protein MVDLYNYTCSYEGLLLPVMSEYTWSTGLRIFLYLIAMFWCFLGTSIVADAFMCGIEKITSKTKLIRIPNAEKKEDKFVEVKVWNDTVANLSLMAFGTSAPEILMSVIEIVGNKFKAGELGPGTIVGSAAFNLLVITGICIVCVPDGENRVIKSIPVYVTCTCFSMCAYIWMLIVLKLVTPGVVDIWESVVTFCMFPVLVVTAFGIDKGCWCKKNNKTSSELEIGIEFSKIDADDESEATVDIIHMAKDLSRNHKDLTEDEATVLLTRQLQEHQHHNTGWYRVHAVRGLTGGHRLLPKINATLKQLYDKINRQKEIEQHMNENIDVSTVDLSESGTRAVVEFTASSVAVLENEGKVRVGIRRYGKVDIPVTVLVETIDGTAEAGSDYKPLKEEITFAVNERLREVYIEIIDDDEWEPDEIFFVKLSIPHESKDIVVGKMAINQITIINDDEPGKLEFSKPSYIIRESNECAQVYVNRVNGADGLVTVRWRTKDLTAVHNKDYIGGEGTLTFEHGETSKTINLKILETNVMERDHSFQVELFSPSTGSAIGKISKAIVTLVNDTEFDGLVSRIANNTKKNLDGLRLDTSSWKEQFNEAMNVNGGDVENATVIDYILHFISFFWKVLFAFIPPPSIAGGYLTFIGSLILIGLMTALISDLASIFGCLVGLEKTVVAITFVALGTSMPDTFASKLAAINEKTADSSVGNINGSNAVNVFLGLGLPWLIASIYWEAKGERFEVPTDTLVFSVILYTSCAILAILVLFIRRRLAVFGNGELGGPKVPKYASGLFLVFLWIFYVIMSSLQAYKVIEVNI; this is encoded by the exons ATGGTGGACCTCTACAACTACACGTGTTCCTATGAAGGACTTTTACTCCCCGTCATGAGCGAATACACATGGTCAACGGGGTTACGAATTTTTCTCTACCTGATAGCTATGTTTTGGTGTTTTCTGGGGACGTCTATTGTCGCAGATGCATTTATGTGTggaattgaaaaaataactaGTAAAACAAAGCTTATTCGAATTCCTAACGCTGAGAAAAAAGAAGACAAATTTGTTGAAGTGAAAGTTTGGAATGATACAGTTGCAAATTTAAGTTTAATGGCGTTTGGAACAAGTGCTCCCGAAATTTTAATGTCAGTTATTGAAATCGTTggaaacaaattcaaagcaggtgAACTGGGTCCTGGAACTATAGTGGGCTCCGCGGCCTTTAACCTTCTCGTCATCACAGGAATCTGTATCGTTTGTGTCCCTGATGGAGAAAACCGCGTGATTAAGAGCATTCCTGTATACGTTACATGCACGTGTTTCAGCATGTGCGCGTACATTTGGATGTTGATAGTTCTGAAGCTGGTGACGCCGGGCGTGGTCGATATCTGGGAGAGCGTCGTGACGTTCTGTATGTTTCCCGTCCTAGTGGTGACAGCGTTTGGTATAGACAAAGGTTGCTGGTgcaagaaaaataacaaaacttcGTCAGAACTCGAGATAGGGATAG AATTTAGTAAGATAGATGCTGATGACGAATCAGAAGCGACGGTGGACATCATTCACATGGCGAAAGATTTGAGCCGGAACCACAAAGACCTGACAGAGGACGAGGCGACCGTGTTACTGACCAGACAACTCCAGGAGCATCAGCACCACAACACTGGGTGGTACCGGGTCCACGCCGTCAGGGGCCTTACAGGAGGCCACCGGCTGCTCCCCAAGATCAACGCCACCCTCAAACAG TTATACGACAAGATTAACCGGCAGAAGGAGATCGAACAacatatgaatgaaaatatCGACGTATCGACAGTTGATCTAAGCGAAAGTGGAACTAGGGCTGTCGTGGAGTTTACGGCGTCTTCCGTAGCAGTCCTGGAGAACGAGGGGAAAGTCCGAGTGGGAATAAGAAGATACGGCAAAGTAGACATCCCCGTCACAGTCTT AGTTGAAACGATCGACGGAACCGCCGAGGCGGGGAGCGATTACAAACCCTTGAAAGAGGAGATCACGTTTGCCGTGAACGAGAGGTTGCGAGAGGTGTACATAGAAATCATTGACGACGACGAGTGGGAACCAGACGAAATCTTCTTCGTCAAACTTAGTATACCCCACGAATCGAAGGATATTGTGGTCGGGAAAATGGCCATAAATCAAATAACCATTATCAATGATGATG AACCTGGTAAGCTAGAGTTTTCAAAGCCAAGCTACATCATCAGAGAAAGCAACGAATGTGCTCAAGTGTACGTGAACCGCGTGAACGGTGCGGACGGCTTGGTGACCGTAAGGTGGCGCACCAAGGACCTGACCGCGGTCCATAACAAGGACTACATAGGGGGAGAGGGGACGCTAACGTTTGAACATGGCGAAACCAGCAAGACCATCAACCTCAAAATATTGGAAACGAAT GTGATGGAGAGAGACCACAGTTTTCAGGTGGAATTGTTCTCGCCATCAACTGGATCGGCCATCGGAAAGATCAGCAAAGCCATTGTAACACTGGTCAATGATACGG AATTTGATGGTCTTGTTTCAAGAATTGCTAATAACACAAAGAAAAACCTAGATGGACTCCGATTAGACACATCGTCATGGAAGGAGCAGTTCAACGAAGCCATGAACGTGAATGGCGGAGACGTGGAAAACGCGACGGTCATCGATTACATCTTACATTTTATATCGTTCTTCTGGAAG GTTTTATTTGCCTTCATCCCCCCTCCGTCCATTGCCGGGGGCTATCTGACATTTATCGGGTCGCTGATATTGATTGGTTTAATGACAGCCCTGATATCCGACCTGGCAAGCATCTTCGGGTGTCTGGTCGGTCTGGAAAAAACTGTGGTTGCCATCACTTTCGTTGCCCTGGGCACCAGTATGCCGGATACGTTTGCCAGCAAGTTGGCCGCCATTAACGAAAAGACAGCCGATAGTTCGGTTGGTAACATTAACGGGAGCAACGCTGTCAACGTCTTCCTTGGTCTAGGACTTCCCTGGCTGATCGCCTCTATCTACTGGGAGGCCAAG GGCGAAAGATTTGAGGTTCCTACCGACACTCTGGTATTTAGCGTCATCTTATATACTTCCTGTGCTATTCTAGCCATTTTGGTTTTATTCATTCGACGGAGGCTTGCTGTTTTCGGAAACGGAGAACTGGGTGGGCCTAAGGTGCCTAAATACGCTTCAGGGTTATTTTTGGTTTTCCTTTGGATCTTTTACGTCATTATGTCGTCATTACAAGCTTACAAAGTCATAGAAGTGAACATCTAA
- the LOC128167669 gene encoding Ig-like V-type domain-containing protein FAM187A gives MNLLVIFSILSISYSLIDSYVTESELEEFVKRISPYKADHGRSRVKRKLFGKAFRTKEAIKKAFEEEFQAYDKCLNAREEERKSLENTIRGLLALEGQKVRLGCNLCQRPDQDLTKLEIIDWQRLRPQDSDFEFVSKDDGRVRIDSETRDLIIDPVDVLDAGQYFCINTYYREYEEIYQLDVLFRERLKTTKYEDVESGKDKYLGDFPLVDHNIKAFTAWSEWTECQDCNKKSIKKRVGLCMVTKIQKDQPILPFDLPIMELYPDGVPCRSTVLSKEIASIKRIKNRRSEVTMADCYKACPTTPGYTVVTDESGNITEVLEAGFYSLGSKPKLPPLVIRRVLYEPINKHLILSCPRSKKYKSLIRWQNGTLVLNPLTIKRQTRGRVFLDSINRLHIRRLRMTDTASYNCWSSKVHIATIKVIVTDARNDVKIKEYITYSGLFLTVFSIFLICVCVFCKKKKKTAK, from the exons atgaatttgCTGGTGATTTTTAGCATTCTCTCGATATCGTATTCATTGATTGACAGTTATGTGACAGAATCTGAATTAGAAGAGTTTGTGAAGCGAATTAGTCCTTATAAAGCAGACCATGGACGCTCTAGGGTAAAGAGGAAGCTTTTTGGTAAAGCCTTTCGTACCAAAGAGGCGATCAAGAAGGCTTTCGAAGAAGAATTTCAGGCGtatgataaatgtttaaatgcaCGCGAGGAAGAAAGAAAATCTCTTGAAAACACGATACGCGGGCTACTGGCATTAGAAGGCCAGAAGGTGCGACTGGGTTGCAACCTTTGCCAACGACCTGATCAGGACTTGACAAAGTTAGAGATAATAGACTGGCAGAGACTTCGACCTCAGGACTCGGACTTTGAGTTCGTGAGTAAGGACGACGGGCGGGTCAGAATTGACAGCGAAACACGTGATCTAATTATTGACCCCGTGGACGTGTTGGATGCGGGTCAGTACTTCTGTATCAATACTTACTACAGAGAGTACGAGGAAATATACCAACTGGACGTGCTGTTCAGAGAAAGACTGAAGACAACAAAATACGAGGACGTTGAGAGTGGCAAAGATAAGTACCTTGGTGATTTTCCCCTTGTGGATCACAACATTAAAGCTTTCACTGCTTGGTCTGAATGGACAGAATGTCAAGACTGCAACAAGAAAAGCATCAAAAAGAGGGTAGGTTTGTGCATGGTCACCAAAATCCAAAAAGATCAGCCGATCCTTCCGTTTGATCTTCCTATCATGGAACTGTATCCCGATGGCGTACCTTGCCGATCAACCGTGCTCTCTAAAGAAATTGCATCCATCAAGCGGATCAAGAATAGGCGGAGCGAAGTGACCATGGCGGATTGCTACAAAGCATGTCCGACCACACCGGGGTATACGGTCGTCACGGACGAAAGCGGCAACATAACGGAAGTATTAGAGGCGGGGTTTTATTCTCTCGg GTCCAAACCTAAACTTCCTCCCTTGGTGATTCGTCGTGTTCTCTATGAACCAATCAACAAGCATCTCATTCTATCGTGTCCAAGGAGCAAGAAGTACAAGTCTTTAATTCGCTGGCAAAATGGCACACTTGTTCTGAATCCCTTGACAATAAAACGGCAAACTCGAGGGCGAGTATTCTTGGATTCCATTAATAGGCTTCATATCCGGCGCCTGCGCATGACCGACACGGCATCTTACAACTGTTGGAGCTCAAAAGTCCACATAGCAACTATCAAGGTCATTGTCACAGATGCAAGAAATGACGTAAAGATCAAAGAATATATTACATATTCCGGTTTATTTTTGACTGTGTTTTCTATATTTCTTATTTGTGTATGtgtgttttgtaaaaagaagaaaaagacggccaaataa